Proteins found in one Oryza glaberrima chromosome 4, OglaRS2, whole genome shotgun sequence genomic segment:
- the LOC127771808 gene encoding uncharacterized protein LOC127771808 → MQFPFAAGDYPADQVDPDYLYFLRHIRPDGDSYTLELPSDGVSPPSLVKYEAPADTGSTDGECVSDPSPGRASTNRPPEEKESSVEVDAEPPAPSWIDSLVDIDEDYRLFLKHTRVVNDNMVLEIDGAVVTYPCAASSESSSEVEDAREKEVAMDSDEPVVILPDPKVCDWVAVGDASVRTLDSKKKRKMSSSNSNNAGPSVPTGSQGVIWPAHINSRPDSDFKQRLLDALSKPFSRKEYIKLFDMASIRTPLVKLRQVRNDVKFYPTQEMGNSYFDHYPDLVDQVMHTSFPNGLALMRGFFFWLQNNAHEDQFRPWVDVSKDHEVIPLID, encoded by the exons ATGCAgttccccttcgccgccggcgattaCCCCGCCGACCAGGTCGACCCCGACTACCTCTACTTCCTCCGCCACATCCGCCCCGATGGCGACTCCTACACCCTCGAGCTCCCCTCCGATGGCGTCTCCCCTCCTTCTCTCGTGAAGTACGAGGCCCCCGCCGACACCGGCAGCACCGACGGCGAGTGCGTCTCCGATCCCTCCCCTGGCCGCGCCAGCACCAACCGCCcgccggaggagaaggagtCGTCGGTGGAGGTGGACGCCGAGCCTCCTGCCCCCTCCTGGATCGACTCCCTCGTCGACATCGACGAGGACTACCGCCTCTTCCTCAAGCACACGCGCGTGGTGAACGACAACATGGTGCTCGAGATTGACGGCGCCGTCGTCACCTACCCGTGCGCCGCGTCCTCCGAGAGCAGCAGCGAGGTCGAGGATGCGCGGGAGAAAGAGGTGGCCATGGATTCAGACGAGCCGGTGGTAATTCTTCCGGACCCAAAAGTATGCGACTGGGTGGCGGTGGGTGACGCATCCGTGCGAACATTAGATAgtaagaagaagaggaagatgagtTCAAGCAATTCCAATAATGCCGGCCCTTCCGTCCCCACA GGGTCACAAGGTGTTATATGGCCGGCACATATCAACAGTAGACCGGATTCAGATTTCAAGCAGAGGTTATTGGATGCTCTCAGCAAACCATTTAGCCGAAAAGAATATATTAAGCTATTTGACATGGCTTCTATTCGTACACCATTAGTAAAATTACGGCAGGTGCGCAATGATGTAAAGTTCTACCCTACACAGGAAATGGGAAATTCATACTTTGATCATTACCCAG ATCTCGTTGACCAAGTTATGCACACTAGCTTTCCAAATGGTTTAGCTCTGATGCGTGGGTTTTTCTTCTGGTTGCAG AATAATGCACATGAAGATCAATTCAGGCCATGGGTTGATGTTTCTAAAGACCACGAGGTTATTCCTTTGATCGATTGA